From the genome of Vulpes lagopus strain Blue_001 chromosome 2, ASM1834538v1, whole genome shotgun sequence, one region includes:
- the CALHM1 gene encoding calcium homeostasis modulator protein 1 yields MDKFRMIFQFLQSNQESFMNGVCGIMALASAQMYSAFDFNCPCLPGYNAAYSAGILLAPPLVLFLLGLVMNNNVSMLAEEWKRPPGRRAKDPAVLRYMFCSMAQRALIAPVVWVAVTLLDGKCFLCAFCTAVPVTVLGNGSLAPGLPPPELARLLARVPCPDIYDGDWLLAREVAVRYLRCISQALGWSFVLLTTLLAFVVRSVRPCFTQAAFLKSKYWSHYIDIERKLFDETCTEHAKAFAKVCIQQFFEAVNHDLELGHAHGALATAPAGSAAPATTDGAEEEREKLRGITDQGTMNRLLTSWHKCKPPLQLGQEEPLMGNGWAGGRPRPPRKEVATYFSGV; encoded by the exons ATGGACAAGTTCCGGATGATCTTCCAGTTCCTGCAGTCCAACCAGGAGTCCTTCATGAACGGCGTCTGCGGCATCATGGCCCTGGCCAGCGCCCAGATGTACTCCGCCTTCGATTTCAACTGCCCCTGCCTGCCGGGCTACAACGCGGCCTACAGCGCGGGCATCCTGCTGGCGCCGCCCCTCGTGCTCTTCCTGCTCGGCCTGGTCATGAACAACAATGTGTCCATGCTGGCTGAGGAGTGGAAGCGGCCGCCGGGCCGCAGGGCCAAGGACCCCGCCGTGCTGCGCTACATGTTCTGCTCCATGGCCCAGCGCGCCCTCATCGCACCCGTCGTCTGGGTGGCCGTCACGCTGCTGGATGGCAAGTGCTTCCTCTGTGCCTTCTGCACCGCCGTACCAGTGACCGTGCTAGGCAATGGCAGCCTGGCCCCTGGCCTGCCTCCCCCCGAGCTCGCCCGCCTGCTGGCCCGGGTGCCCTGCCCCGACATCTATGACGGCGACTGGCTGCTGGCCCGCGAGGTGGCCGTGCGCTACCTGCGCTGCATCTCCCAG GCACTGGGCTGGTCCTTTGTGCTGCTGACCACGCTGCTGGCCTTTGTCGTGCGCTCCGTGCGACCCTGCTTCACACAGGCTGCCTTCCTCAAAAGCAAGTACTGGTCCCACTATATTGACATCGAGCGCAAGCTCTTTGATGAGACGTGCACAGAGCACGCCAAGGCCTTTGCCAAGGTCTGCATCCAGCAGTTCTTTGAGGCGGTGAACCATGACCTGGAGTTGGGTCATGCCCACGGGGCACTGGCCACGGCCCCTGCTGGCTCAGCTGCCCCGGCAACCACTGACGGGgctgaagaggagagggagaagctgcgCGGCATCACGGATCAAGGCACCATGAATAGGCTGCTCACGAGCTGGCACAAATGCAAGCCGCCCTTGCAGCTGGGCCAGGAGGAACCACTGATGGGCAACggctgggcaggaggcaggcccCGGCCTCCACGCAAGGAGGTGGCCACCTACTTCAGCGGAGTGTGA